A part of Miscanthus floridulus cultivar M001 chromosome 6, ASM1932011v1, whole genome shotgun sequence genomic DNA contains:
- the LOC136460614 gene encoding peroxidase 2-like, translated as MVDPDAAEKLGRLVELLERPDGGALEVGYYDKTCPRAEDIVRAQVRKAVGDNAGVGAGLIRLLFQDCFVEGCDASVLLDPTLENPQPEKLGIPNVGSLRGFQVIDAAKRALQEACPGIVSCADIVAFGARDASYILSVSDYITDFHMPAGRLHGRYSNATETLDFLPSPFGNLSELVTKFAAKGLDEEDLVVLSGANSIGRAHCSSFADRVGSRSDMDPSFKRWLRRRCQADPVDTDSRTVRHDTVTAAVLDSQYYTNVLRHRVLLTSDAALLDSRQTARMVREFASGDGKWESKFETAMVKMAGTDVKDGTDGEIRKNCRFVNQQRER; from the exons ATGGTAGATCCAGATGCCGCAGAGAAGCTTGGGCGCCTCGTGGAATTGCTGGAGCGCCCTGACGGA GGTGCCCTTGAGGTGGGCTACTACGACAAGACGTGCCCCAGGGCGGAGGACATCGTCAGGGCCCAGGTGAGGAAGGCCGTGGGAGACAACGCCGGCGTCGGTGCGGGGCTCATTCGCCTGCTCTTCCAGGACTGCTTCGTCGAG GGCTGCGATGCTTCCGTGCTGCTCGACCCGACGCTGGAGAACCCGCAACCAGAGAAGCTGGGGATACCCAACGTAGGCAGCCTAAGGGGTTTCCAGGTGATCGACGCGGCCAAGCGCGCCCTCCAGGAGGCCTGCCCTGGGATCGTCTCGTGCGCGGACATCGTCGCCTTCGGCGCCCGCGACGCGTCCTACATCCTCAGCGTCAGCGACTACATAACCGACTTCCATATGCCAGCCGGCCGCCTCCACGGCCGCTACTCCAACGCCACCGAGACCCTCGATTTCCTCCCGTCGCCGTTCGGCAACCTCAGCGAGCTCGTTACAAAATTCGCCGCCAAGGGGCTAGACGAGGAAGACCTGGTCGTGCTCTCCGGCGCCAACTCCATCGGCCGCGCCCACTGCTCCTCCTTTGCGGATCGCGTCGGCAGTCGGTCCGACATGGACCCGTCGTTCAAGAGGTGGCTCCGGAGGAGGTGCCAGGCCGACCCTGTCGACACCGACAGCCGCACGGTCAGGCATGACACGGTGACCGCGGCCGTGCTGGACAGCCAGTACTACACGAACGTGCTCAGGCACAGGGTGCTTCTAACGTCGGATGCGGCATTGCTGGATTCGCGGCAGACCGCGAGGATGGTGCGTGAGTTCGCCAGCGGGGACGGGAAGTGGGAGAGTAAGTTCGAAACGGCCATGGTGAAGATGGCTGGAACCGACGTGAAGGACGGCACCGACGGCGAGATCAGGAAGAATTGCAGGTTCGTTAACCAGCAGCGAGAACGTTAA